The Juglans regia cultivar Chandler chromosome 6, Walnut 2.0, whole genome shotgun sequence genome contains the following window.
atTAGATCATGAGCTCGAAGGATGGCTAGAAGAACACAAGCAAAGAAGAATTTATGGGGAGGTAAAGAAGGAACATCAAGACTTTATGGATGTGATGTTGTCTATTGTCGATGACAGTGAGGAGATTTCCAGTTATGATGGTGATACAATCACCAAGGCTACTTGTCTGGTATGCTTTTGATAACCCTATTTAAGCTGATGTAGGGTACTAAGATTGCTTTGCTTTATATTTATTGAAGTAGACTGATCACGAgtatccttttttttccttcttcttttaattATCCACTAGAGTTTAACATACAATCAGAGAATTTTTTCACATCTTCAAAAAGAATCCAGCTCTCTTGTTATGGTAACTACAGAGAGTATCCTCCCCAAATTTTCAatgaatttggaaaaaaaaaacaaaacaaacctcAAAAGTGAGAGGCCGAAATTGCAAGTATTTATCATTGGCActaatgcactttttttttttttaatcttttgaggGGAATACTTTCGTTTAGTTCTTTTTAAGTTTATGGTCAAATTATAAGTAACATATACATACATGCTGGGACTTTTGCAGACCCTCATCTTAGCTGGTACAGATACAACAACGGTGACAATGACATGGGCACTCTGTCTACTTCTTAATAACCGAGAGGCTCTTAAGAAAGCCCAACTAGAATTAGACCTCCAGGTTGGTAGAGATAGGTTAGTGATGGAATCAGATGTGAAAAACCTAGTCTATCTTCAAGCTGTCATCAAAGAAACAATGCGTTTATATCCTGCTGGGCCACTTTCTGTGCCGCACGAGTCCCTTGAGGATTGCACTTTGGCTGGTTACCACATCCCAGCGGGCACTCGTCTTCTTGTTAATCTATCAAAGATTCATAGAGATCCCCAAGTGTGGTCAGATCCAACCGAATTTCGCCCAGAAAGGTTTCTTACAACCCACAAAGATGTTGACTTTAAGGGCCAGCATTTTGAGTTTATACCATTTGGTAGCGGGAGGAGAGTTTGTCCAGGAATCTCGTTTGCACTACAAGTTATGCAGCTCACACTTGCTAACTTCTTGCATGCCTTTGAGATTACGACAGTACCAGCAGATGAACCAGTAGACATGACTGAGAAGGTCGGACTTACATCCCTGAAAACCACCCCACTTGAAGTCCATCTCACTCCACGCCTTCCTTCGTCAGCATATGAATGATCATTTGAGTATATGTTAAATAGCTACAATATTGCCAAGGATCAGTTTCTTAATGATGTTCATGCACAAGGATTATATATGCgtatattaaattatcttttttttttttgttcttgtttttatttttatttcggCGTATTCGCTTGTAAAAGTACGTACCTATCTTATATATGGATCTTGTACCacaatttcataattaaagtttagtaatttcttttttgaaaaatttattgtacacgtcctttgaatttgatatttttccaaacAGATcctgaagttgaaaaaggttccATAAAGATCTTTAGGGTTAAGGACTCTGTATTAAAATGATCCCTCCATCCTATACAATTACTTATTGGTCTCCACAAATGATATATGGAATAAGTTCACCTATATATCTTACAACTATTTTTCAAGTCATTTTCAAATAACTAATTTCGAAAATAATAACCTTACAAATATCTTACAACTATTTATAACTCTACCAAAGggtagttttataatattaaattttatttttaattaactaacatGATTTCATTAGGAATAACTTAATTGACATATTAATCTCCTTAACGAGCAATAGTTGGAAATGTATGAAGTTTTTTATGCGTGTTAGATAACCTTaggcaggtttgggggatgagatgagacacaaaattctcatcttatcttatcattatacatttttcaaatcttcatacaaaatataataaaaaaattcaactttttcaaatttcaattcacctttttcaaatttcaagataataataatactaaaacataatattttaagttctcaaataaaatataaaattctcatctcaaccTTCAAACCTGCTCTTTGAAAGTcttagttaaattataaatgcGCATGGGGACACCGCATCATAAAAGTTGAAATTATCAACGACTATATAAAAGCTAAATCACTATCATTGTTATTTTCTCTAAGTgcagattattattatttttttggcataTTTTTAATTGGCTGACATGATTTCAATGATTgtttgaaaatgatttgtaaaatagttgtaaaataattgtatgtagtatatcattactcttgaTGACCTCGTGCcactctattaaaaataaattttaatattacaaaactgCCCTCTGttttatatagaattataaaatagttataagaCTATCATTTTTCAAGTTCAAGACTCTTTTTAGTGACATCATCATTATATCTGTTACGTCGGGGGGACGTTGAAACCAAATTCGTCTTTACTCACGCACGTCTAAAAGCGGACAAATGATCCCAGCCGAAAGGTGCTACAATACATACATTGAACATTAGATAAAAGCCGAAACACAACTCCCGAAATTTATCCAAGGTCCCTGGGTACTGCATATGGGCTTTTTTGCGACAAGTTGGGCTTTTAACATTTCAGCCAACATTTTGTTTTCGGTACTGCAAATGGGCTTCAATGCGACAAGCTGGGCTTCACCTCTAGCCGTgtataattttcacattttagCAAACAACTATAAATTAGGAATTAATTTTGACTTGATAACTTGCTGAActgaatttatattttctatatttttaaattaaattctaaaatttagagCGGGAGAAAGataaagatataaaatgatCATGAATAAATTAAATGTTCAATAAATACTATAGGACTCATTTTGTGTCTCTATGATTTGGATAGAAAATCATATGTAATCCAAATCCAATTTACACTCCGACATTTATCAAAACTTTAATTCGCAACACTCAAATTGTATGTGAGGAGGATGACAACATTTACATGGAATTTGAACATGGAGAAATGATCAACAAACAGTAGAGATGGGGAAGAAATCTTAGTGAATGGTGGGAAAGTTTTAAGGCAATTCAAAACATGATGGAAAATAGACAACAAAAAGTCATTGGATAGAGTGAAAAATAATCTAGAAGGAATTAGatactttaaaattttctatccCTTTAATTGAGAAAACGAGATCGATTTTAAATTGACATAAATACCcgtgtataattttttataaatacatattattttatttatgcttaAAATTGGGTTTACTTTACAAGAGGCTACAAATATGATTATGTGATATTTCACCTTCTCGTAGATACAGGGTCGAGCCCATTAATTATATGTCATAGGTGACAAATGTTTTATTCAACAACCTTTCCAAGTTAAATGTGGTGGTGATCTGAGTGGTGACAGGATGGAAGAACTTGAAGAAAAGTGGGAGAATATGAGATTAACGGAGGAAGAGAGTGAAACGATTGTGTTGGATGGTGAAGTCCCAGAAGAGGAAAAGAGGAAAGGGGAACGAAGTGTGGTCGGGAAGGTGGTCGGAAAGAGGTATAAGAAGAGATGTTTTCAGTTCGACCATGGGGAAAGTATGGAAAATTAGAAAAGCGGCATCCTTCATAGAATATCAAcagaataattttttcattacgTTTGATATGGAAGCTGATAAACAGAAATTGATTGGGGCGACCATGGCTATTCAATAACTATATGCTTGTTCTGAAGCCTTTTGATGGTTACACTCAGCCGCAAATGATGAGTTTTGATCATGAACAATTGTGGGTGCAACTTCATCATTTTCCAATGGCATTTATGAATAAGGAATGTAGATCACACTTATTGGTAATTCGATCGGAAAACTCCTCGAAGTTGATGTCCCTGAAGATGGTGTGCGTTGGGGGAGATTTCTTCGGCTGAAAGTGGAATTATGTCATGCTAAGGCGATTGCATGAGGATGCATTCATGTCAATGAGCAGGGTAATCGAGTGTGGATTCCTCTGAGGTATGAAAAACTccctaaaatatgttttaactGTGGACGAATTGTGCATGCATCGATTGTATGCCCTAGTGATGGATGGAAGCCCCCATTGGAAGCAGGGTTAAAGTCTCAATTTGGCTCTTGGTTACGAGTAGAAGCTACACAGAAGAAGTTTCCCAACAAACATATAGGTGGGAGCtataacaaaaatgaaaaagaatcaGTAGAGACTTATTGGAAGTCACCATCCCCAATGCAGGTCATTGGCACCAGAGTAGCACCAACGACGTCTGGGGAGGCGGTGGATAAAAGGAAAGATGTGGAGAGGGGAGCATGTTACGAgaatttgaatttcaataaGGATAAAGATATGGCTGAGCAGGATAGTGCGGGTGGAGAAAATACGGGGGAACCGGATTCTTACCAAAGCAAGTTGAATGATTTCAGCAAAGAATATCCatgtgataattttattaataataaataggatGTGGTGGTGGGCTTAATGAAAGTAGGCCCAATTCAAAGTGAGAATGTTGATGTTGGGCTGGAAGTCACAACTGAAGTCGGGTATGCTGAAAATAAGAGGTACTGTGAGGAGTAGTGTGTTGAGGCAGATAATATAGAACGGGGGTTTTGTCTTAATAATGGTCAACAAAGTCAAAGCTGGAAAAGTCGAGCAAGAGGAAAAGGCAAGGGATCAAGTGATGGTACAAGATGTCTCAATGTTAAAAAGTCATGTGAAGAGGATGAGAACTCTATACGTAGACACAATAATGCAAATCAAGCAAGAACTATTTGTGAAAATGCTGCTGAGAAAACAAATTTTGAATTGGTTGTGCCTGCTAGTCAGCCCTACCAAGCCCAATGATTCTCTTAAATTAGGACTTCCGAGGGCTTGAGAACCCTCAGACAGTTCAAGACCCTTTCCTAATGGTGAAGGAAAAGAGACCCAACTTTGCTTTCTTAATGGAGACAAAATTATGTGCTACCAGTTTAGCAAATTGAAGTGAAGGATGGGGTATGAGGGGTGTTTTGTGGTAGATGCAAAGGGTAGAAGTGGAGGTTTAATACTCCTGGGGAGATCATAATGTACGGTTCAAATTGTTAATTACTCAGTTAGACATATAAGTGTCTGGATTACAGATGAGGAAGCTAGCTCAAAATGGCTATTGACAGGTTTCTATGGTCAACCAAATGCAGGTAGAAGGTCAGAAACTTGGGAGTTATTGTGGCGGCCCCGATCCCCATGTACAAGAACACAGGAATCGTGACACccggatggtgacaacacggtcacgcatcccaacgatagtgtcaagtgtgtgtatatgtaacagtgtacaaaaacaacgcagcggataatttaagtCTAcaaagtaccagaattgttaaCACAATTTAAACACCAGTAAAAGTGGTTTAAAAGAGTTATACAATcattcaaaagaaatataatacaagtccaaTACATGAACGAGTGATCCTAGATCACTCCTCTGGCAGAGCCGAAtgctcaggctcgccctcagcATCATTTGCATCTAGatctgcgttaccataaacggtaccgcaggtaagtataaaccaaataaccacgagataaaaatgcattaatgcaaccaacatgcatgcatgtgatgaaatgtgcattattctcaaaacatcatttttctcgaaaatgaatattttccaacacacgccaaaatctcatttggcccaaaatatctgtaaaacatttttccagaaaatgattcacataaaatccatatcc
Protein-coding sequences here:
- the LOC109019465 gene encoding cytochrome P450 CYP82D47-like isoform X2; amino-acid sequence: MLFGFFSFIAFMAIILALLLFFLFLFWIWRRTQKAAPQKILPPKAGGAWPIIGHLHLLGGTQPAHIILGDMADKNGPIFSIKLGMRRAIVVSSSKMANECFTTNDKVFASRPKALAIELMGYNYAMFGFSPYGSYWRHVRRIVTLEVLSNHRIEMFKHIRESEVNTAIKEIYELLPKNNNALVEMRRWFGYVTLNIVFMMVIKKRLAWAVTKDENEGNDQSRNAMRDFFVLTGTFVASDVLPYLRWLDLGGYEKAMKKIAKKLDHELEGWLEEHKQRRIYGEVKKEHQDFMDVMLSIVDDSEEISSYDGDTITKATCLTLILAGTDTTTVTMTWALCLLLNNREALKKAQLELDLQVGRDRLVMESDVKNLVYLQAVIKETMRLYPAGPLSVPHESLEDCTLAGYHIPAGTRLLVNLSKIHRDPQVWSDPTEFRPERFLTTHKDVDFKGQHFEFIPFGSGRRVCPGISFALQVMQLTLANFLHAFEITTVPADEPVDMTEKVGLTSLKTTPLEVHLTPRLPSSAYE
- the LOC109019465 gene encoding cytochrome P450 CYP82D47-like isoform X1; amino-acid sequence: MLFGFFSFIAFMAIILALLLFFLFLFWIWRRTQKAAPQKILPPKAGGAWPIIGHLHLLGGTQPAHIILGDMADKNGPIFSIKLGMRRAIVVSSSKMANECFTTNDKVFASRPKALAIELMGYNYAMFGFSPYGSYWRHVRRIVTLEVLSNHRIEMFKHIRESEVNTAIKEIYELLPKNNNALVEMRRWFGYVTLNIVFMMVIKKRLAWAVTKDENEGNDQSRNAMRDFFVLTGTFVASDVLPYLRWLDLGGYEKAMKKIAKKLDHELEGWLEEHKQRRIYGEVKKEHQDFMDVMLSIVDDSEEISSYDGDTITKATCLTLILAGTDTTTVTMTWALCLLLNNREALKKAQLELDLQVGRDRLVMESDVKNLVYLQAVIKETMRLYPAGPLSVPHESLEDCTLAGYHIPAGTRLLVNLSKIHRDPQVWSDPTEFRPERFLTTHKDVDFKGQHFEFIPFGSGRRVCPGISFALQVMQLTLANFLHAFEITTVPADEPVDMTEKVGLTSLKTTPLEVHLTPRLPSSAYEC